The following nucleotide sequence is from Aedes aegypti strain LVP_AGWG chromosome 3, AaegL5.0 Primary Assembly, whole genome shotgun sequence.
GCACTTCTTCGTATGGACTCTTTGGCGCGAATTTCATCATCGGCGGAGGAGCATTGTAGTAATCCTTACCCAACATAGCAGGTTCTATGGCAAATGGTGAATGGTCATTGTGCTTACTGTATTCAATATTGATCACCTTCTTCGTGGCCTTTGGTTGTTTGCTCTCCGGTGGAACGAATTTCGCCGGCTGCACTCCCAACTCGGGATGCGCATATTGCAGCACCGGTTTCCTATCGTCTTCCACCTCACCTTGAAGCTGACTCGATCCAGGGATGGCATACATTTTCGACACCGGATAAACCGGATTACCTGGGTTCTGAAGCATTCGCCTCTGGATCTTTGGCTGTTCGGCGAAAATTTCCTTGTTTGGCACGCGAGCTGCATAGTAATGCTTTCTACTTTCTTGATCATTGATCTTTTTGATGTATTCGATTAACTTGGCATTCGAAACGCGAGCATTATCAGCTCTTGAGAATGGACCTATGCTTACCGGTGCTCTGGCTGGTTCATCGTTGTTAACACGGACACTCGATCGCAAGTTGTCCTCCACGCTAAATggtccaaaacttttcgattgCTGTTCATTGACTGGAAAATTATCAGCAGTCGTAAATGGCCCGATGCTTCTTCTGCGACTCGATTGTTCACTGTTGGTGATTGGCTTGGCAAAGACTAGCTGCCCATAGTTATCTGCAGTTCCTTCCATCTTCTTCGGAACGTGCCCCTTCTCATATGGGACTAATTCGCCATTGATCACTCTGGCGTTACGCCAGGTCTTCCTTTTGTCTTCCTCATCATCGGGAACGCGTATGCCATGAACAACCGGAATGCCATCTTCTCCGATCTCTTGCAATGCCCGAGCCTTCTTTTTGGTTTTAGCGAATGGATTGTCTTTCATATAAATCGCATCTGAGCTGATGACTACCGGTGCTGGAACTAACATCTCATCAACAGGTCGACTGTTTACGGCGATTCTCACTGGTCGACGATCGTTTTTGATTGAGCTTTCATCCTCGTAATACCGTGCCGGCCTCTCTATCCGGTTAACGTGATCCAAGAAGGCGTTGATAATGTCGATCGATTCGGGCGAGCTATCGCCTGCGATTCGGTAGCCATCAGAGGAGGCGGGTCTTGAACTATGTGGCATGGGAACGCCTCGAGAGTGAGGACTTTTGTCGTCCCGTTTCTTAACGATAATTTCCACCATTCGGCCATTGTTGGACCGGACGTTCAGTTTCTGAACGTTTTCGGGCTCGAGACTTCGGGAGACTTTCAGCTCTGTCCGCGTGTAGGTGGGCCTTAGAAACCTGAGTTTGGGTTCTGCTGGGCTGGACTCGGCGAACGAGAAGGAGGAGGTAGAGGTGGAGATTGGGGAGGTGATTGTGACGGTGCCATTGCCGGTGGACTGCGACGATTGGGCTGCCGTGTAGCCCAGTAGTAGCCAGAGGCCAAGCAGCAACAGTGGTCTGGATGCCTGTGGGGAAGAAAAGGAGAACGTAGATCATAATTAGAACATTGAATAGAATTatctcaatgaaaaaaaaaaataaataaaaattatataaatcatCCTTATAGTAAAACAGTTAAgataaaaaattgtttgaacattGTGGATTGTGCACAAATAATGTCACGCTCAAGAGCCTACCTTACAAATTAAGTAAATTCATGTGATTCGTTTGTAGTTACAATACAGTATGGTCcatcaaaatttcgaaaattttttgaaCGTGAATTTAGACAAACGGTAGTTTTATTACTACCAAGAATGAGTGTAATTTATGattatattctgacacaacttcgcaATTTTTCTCATGTATTTTCACCAaccaatttaaatatttaaatatatgaaaatactaaatgctggtttgctactgacaagaaaaggaatcgcctatctcgatgcgtggaaaatttcttctcagaaatggtccagaaaaatcacatttttctgatcgcagtataATTAGCTTAAGACAAAAAGTTTTGAGGTTTTGTTCTCATAATGGAcgaatgcacgcgttcactcgtTTATTTTTGAGCgttgccgtgttatttacgtgaccattaCCAACGAgtaaattcggcaccgctcaaatatcaaattagtgaactcgtgcgtCGGTCCATAAGCGTTTGATCGTCGCATACTTTGGTGATGAACTTTCCACCTTTGAAAACCAAACttgattgttgaaaatattatggaaCAATGCACGAGcttactaatttgacgtttgagcggtgccgaattcactggtttccatggtcacaaataacacggcaccactaaaacttcaaatagtgaacccaTGCATAGGTCTATAGCGGTTGTTTTGAAAatggggtcctaaaatgttgaatgaaatcttgtttttatttaataacacgaaagagcatgttactgcaactactttagcattttttctcgctcaaataacggctatatcatgtttaaactttaatttaaaaattgggtccataaatgaaccttgacacttaagatcatgtttgacgttcgctcagtcgacaaaaacaccacaggggttatagttttttcactggggttgttcctatctgacatttcggaagggacacggaaaacaaaatacacccaaaatttgagtttaaaccaaggggtgtgacaaaatctaataaaaaacataaaaaaaaaaattgtggacttaaacaaacggacaacattaaaaaattgagtaaacaagtgtttatggcctaaacttaagcgtttggcactaaaattgggacagggctttaggacccaattgttcgTTCTTtcgtagccgccaagttctaccgcaagcttgaaaatcaatagggcgatattcaaaactgaaaaggcaatagatggctctttttcagtggtagtaaaaactaAATCTTGAAGCAAAGAAaacaccacggaagatgaactgaaCACataaagttatgtattcactttgcaCTTGGTTACTAATCACTACATTTTTGATCCAGTTCCTTAATTacaagtagggtaggtgtaccagtaatggccatagtggttccctatttggccatatgtgaaattttgataagttTCACatattaaatctttttgaatgtttcaacatcaagatatatcttaaatttaactactacaacacacaaaaattttcaaaatttgaagacaatcaagtaattacgtatggcgaaatagggaaccactatgtccataactggtacacctaccctaatttacgtttttcattattttccatacgttttgacagttctccgactaccattcttccatgcgcttgtgttaaagtttgagaaatttgagaatccagcgtagcgcgatcagtgggaggaatacaaacaacagtgtcgtcgctcggcggccggtgaaagaaactgaatgttcgaaaggttgttgcctgtactttttgccgctggcgccaactgttagcggttatgaacgaaataaacagtcgttaccctattgtacctgagagagagagaggagacagctcactgacagttggcatgttttcctgctttcttt
It contains:
- the LOC110678315 gene encoding uncharacterized protein LOC110678315, whose amino-acid sequence is MRVFTMMSKASRPLLLLGLWLLLGYTAAQSSQSTGNGTVTITSPISTSTSSFSFAESSPAEPKLRFLRPTYTRTELKVSRSLEPENVQKLNVRSNNGRMVEIIVKKRDDKSPHSRGVPMPHSSRPASSDGYRIAGDSSPESIDIINAFLDHVNRIERPARYYEDESSIKNDRRPVRIAVNSRPVDEMLVPAPVVISSDAIYMKDNPFAKTKKKARALQEIGEDGIPVVHGIRVPDDEEDKRKTWRNARVINGELVPYEKGHVPKKMEGTADNYGQLVFAKPITNSEQSSRRRSIGPFTTADNFPVNEQQSKSFGPFSVEDNLRSSVRVNNDEPARAPVSIGPFSRADNARVSNAKLIEYIKKINDQESRKHYYAARVPNKEIFAEQPKIQRRMLQNPGNPVYPVSKMYAIPGSSQLQGEVEDDRKPVLQYAHPELGVQPAKFVPPESKQPKATKKVINIEYSKHNDHSPFAIEPAMLGKDYYNAPPPMMKFAPKSPYEEVHQPVKIPATYPYNYGFIRRVKPERPFWVKISEQVKDGFQTGISSVHEFAKPVLDPLVEAGQKISKNLGFVKKSSEAKDKADLVVAPAANSIMLPALGMLAGGAALGMGALAVGRFFDMDLLRRSGEQLVMELDELEHKRALEGIETHPDKYYLVVPTTAITRLEPVQEHEERYKRSKRSVNMYRLEDDAVQDNDIYRNDKFDDQGDVIEIIDMKSQDHSGELRDDSYDDVDDDNDDSIQSIGGDLRNRRRKRAIGAYDESFAQALQDVEKDVPRPSRDGFEQQLKQTNWKNPSCAKRTFCLVMVQQGADDVVLMEKKMYTMLEMMHPTLGASLTSHLSEVTDAIRQHDCARFVCLQRA